A single region of the Tachyglossus aculeatus isolate mTacAcu1 chromosome X1, mTacAcu1.pri, whole genome shotgun sequence genome encodes:
- the OCEL1 gene encoding occludin/ELL domain-containing protein 1: MPRGSDESTREKRRPIVSSSWNLPSAQEEASCRGTWSSGDPPCSSRPSPQESVPTATLKPIRRFVPRSWKDFFSRGRRSGPEGFPPITYFPADTQSSLPSRPILAQARSKRIVFEDELPACPPRGPSGPGGGHPGMKRAAVPRHDSAPPLVPDYVLKYPAVGSTRERAQFKAVFNDQYAEYRELHAEVSAGLHKFQELEAMMAQLPRHSASRKEEARLARVRREYEKKRKDPTFLEKQERCRYLQKKLQHLKVQIQKFDEENRDGSVYF, translated from the exons ATGCCCAGGGGATCGGATGAGAGCACCCGAGAAAAGAGACGCCCAATTGTGAGTTCCTCCTGGAACCTCCCTAGTGCCCAGGAGGAGGCATCCTGTAGGGGGACGTGGTCATCAGGggaccctccctgctcctcccggcccagcccCCAGGAATCAGTCCCCACAGCCACCCTGAAGCCCATCCGCCGCTTTGTCCCCCGTTCCTGGAAGGACTTTTTCAGCCGTGGACGGAGATCAGGGCCAGAGGGCTTCCCCCCAATCACATACTTCCCAGCGGACACTCAGAGCTCTCTGCCG AGCCGCCCCATCCTCGCCCAGGCGAGGTCAAAGAGGATCGTCTTTGAGGATGAGCTGCCAGCGTGCCCACCCAGGGGGCCTTCTGGGCCAGGTGGAGGGCACCCCGGGATGAAAAGGGCTGCAGTCCCAAGACACGACTCCGCGCCACCCCTGGTCCCCGACTATGTGCT GAAGTACCCAGCAGTGGGGAGCACTAGGGAGCGGGCCCAGTTCAAGGCTGTCTTCAATGACCAGTATGCCGAGTACCGTGAGCTGCATGCGGAGGTATCTGCCGGGCTGCACAAGTTCCAGGAGCTAGAGGCCATGATGGCACAGCTTCCCCGTCACTCAGCCTCCAGGAAG GAGGAGGCCCGTCTGGCCCGTGTGCGGAGGGAATacgagaagaagaggaag GACCCTACGTTCTTGGAGAAGCAGGAGCGCTGTCGTTACCTGCAGAAGAAACTGCAGCACCTCAAGGTGCAGATCCAGAAGTTCGACGAGGAGAACAGGGACGGTTCTGTATATTTCTGA